From a single Struthio camelus isolate bStrCam1 chromosome 31, bStrCam1.hap1, whole genome shotgun sequence genomic region:
- the AKAP8 gene encoding A-kinase anchor protein 8 isoform X1, with protein MDQGYGGYGTWSTGTTNTQGTYATNATSWQGITAKENYEGSSWHTWQSLYESPRTDMSKGYEGYDYYNTQTTAANTAATYNYAAAAAATSSSWETPKTSDMSMNADVNTNMPVASYSTETGANENSDSIIAKINQRLDMLSKEGSGGTGEGMEDQESSFRFESFESYDSRSSMNDRDMYRSGYDYGEVGTDRNDSFGSQFDSRRDQPRNRGNNYGLIRGRGQNRVQNRGRLNAFNRSDHFMPSSSTERLSARWNELNYMGGRGMGGPGPNRLPSLFSQALVPDYGDYGDYGDYGDYGDYGDYGDYGDYGDYGDYGDYDYGMMGMSGMGMGRYGNMPYGMGRQRNRDRVSTVPWHLNTLMPKRRGFRNRSGGRSDSEGGGRKRKQSQSGDEPDSKQAKTDSEGDDTENADEGEGEEKSGDEADKASGDGCEDDDEEVKKKREKQRRRDRMRDRAMDRIQFACSVCKFRSFEEDEIQKHLQSKFHKETLRYIGTKLPDKTVEFLQEYIVNRNKKIEKRRQELTEKEGTKQKPDPFKGIGQEHFFKKIEAAHCMACDMLIPAQNHLLQRHLRSADHNRNRRMAAEQFKKTSLHVAKSVLNNKHIVKMLEKYLKGEDPFTDEIADQDVDEAEALEGGDGGGEGANENATAETAQTEEGGVGDPGEATDVAKAGEETEGASEELSKNEEFLKHVGEQDHPKQLLMPPFLQDEDQLEAEDAAEDATAEATSEAEATSEAEAVAPSEAAVEASSEELPSVPETPQEPAASTESKTDGWAAKEEEEEEEAASEAAPAGCSEQEEEEEEEEEEEEDPPAAAEPQQE; from the exons gatatGGCACCTGGAGTACTGGGACCACCAATACTCAAG GTACATATGCGACAAATGCGACAAGCTGGCAAG GCATCACGGCAAAGGAGAATTATGAGGGATCTTCATGGCACACTTGGCAGTCACTTTACGAGAGCCCTAGGACTGACATGTCAAAGG gCTATGAAGGCTATGACTATTACAATACCCAAACCACCGCTGCTAATACAGCGGCCACGTACAActatgctgcagcagctgctgccacctCCAGTTCTTGGGAAACTCCCAAAACTTCTGATATGAGCATGAACGCTGATGTCAACACCAACATGCCCGTCGCGTCGTACAGCACCGAAACTGGGGCAAACGAGAACTCAGATTCCATCATAGCCAAAATTAACCAGCGTTTAGATATGCTGTCAAAGGAGGGCAGCGGTGGAACAGGCGAAGGCATGGAAGACCAGGAGAG CTCTTTCAGATTTGAGTCTTTTGAATCGTATGACTCGAGGTCTTCAATGAACGACCGTGACATGTACAGATCTGGCTACGATTACGGAGAAGTGGGAACTGATCGGAACGATTCCTTTGGGAGCCAGTTTGACAGCCGCAGGGATCAGCCTCGCAACCGAGGAAACAACTATGGCCTCATCAGAGGAAGAGGGCAAAACCGTGTTCAGAATCGGGGGCGTCTTAATGCTTTCAATCGCTCTGACCACTTCATGCCCTCCTCAAGTACAGAGCGCCTGTCGGCTCGCTGGAATGAGTTGAACTACATGGGTGGGCGTGGGATGGGTGGTCCCGGTCCCAACAGgctcccttctctcttctcccaaGCCCTTGTCCCCGACTACGGCGACTATGGAGATTATGGTGATTATGGTGACTACGGCGACTATGGAGATTATGGCGATTATGGCGACTACGGCGACTATGGGGACTATGGAGACTATGACTATGGCATGATGGGGATGTCGGGCATGGGAATGGGACGGTATGGTAATATGCCGTATGGAATGGGGAGGCAACGAAACAGAGACAGAGTGAGTACAGTGCCGTGGCACCTGAATACTCTCATG CCCAAGAGGAGAGGTTTCCGCAACCGTTCAGGAGGGCGATCAGATAGTGAAGGAGGCGGACGCAAGCGAAAACAGTCCCAAAGCGGAGATGAGCCAGACAGCAAACAGGCAAAGACTGACAGCGAAGGAGACGACACTGAGAATG CAGATGAGGGcgaaggagaggaaaaatcagGAGATGAAGCTGACAAAG CATCTGGAGATGgctgtgaagatgatgatgaggaggtgaaaaagaagagggagaagcagcggagAAGAGATAGGATGCGTGACCGAGCAATGGACAG AATCCAGTTTGCCTGTTCTGTGTGCAAGTTCCGCAGTTTTGAGGAAGATGAAATCCAGAAACATCTACAGAGCAAGTTTCACAAAGAGACCTTGCGATACATTGGTACCAAACTTCCAGACAAAACTGTTGAGTTTCTGCAG GAGTACATCGTGAACAGGAATAAGAAAATCGAGAAGCGTCGTCAGGAGCTGACTGAGAAAGAGGGCACAAAACAGAAGCCAGATCCATTTAAGG GTATTGGCCAGGAACACTTCTTCAAGAAGATTGAGGCAGCTCACTGTATGGCTTGTGACATGTTAATTCCCGCACAGAACCACCTTCTCCAGAGGCATCTGCGATCTGCAGATCACAACCGAAACCGCAGA aTGGCTGCGGAGCAGTTCAAGAAGACTAGCTTGCACGTCGCCAAGAGCGTCCTCAATAACAAACACATTGTCAAGATGTTAGAGAAGTACCTCAAG GGCGAAGATCCGTTTACGGACGAAATTGCTGACCAGGATGTGGATGAAGCGGAGGCCTTGGAAGGTGGCGATGGAGGTGGGGAAGGAGCAAACGAAAACGCTACTGCAGAGACTGCCCAGACGGAGGAAGGAGGCGTTGGGGACCCAGGCGAAGCTACGGATGTGGCTAAAGCAGGAGAAGAAACGGAAGGTGCTTCGGAAGAATTGTCTAAAAACGAGGAGTTTCTTAAACACGTGGGGGAACAAGATCACCCGAAACAGCTGCTGATGCCTCCTTTCCTGCAAGATGAAGACCAACTCGAAGCAGAGGACGCAGCAGAGGATGCGACGGCCGAAGCAACTTCGGAGGCCGAAGCAACTTCGGAAGCTGAAGCAGTGGCGCCCTCGGAAGCAGCCGTAGAGGCAAGCTCAGAGGAGCTGCCTTCAGTTCCAGAAACTCCCCAGGAGCCAGCAGCTtccacagaaagcaaaactgatGGCTGGGcagccaaagaggaggaggaggaggaggaagctgcgagtgaggcagctccagctggatgcagtgagcaggaggaggaagaagaagaggaggaggaagaggaggaggatccaCCAGCAGCTGCTGAGCCGCAGCAAGAATAA
- the AKAP8 gene encoding A-kinase anchor protein 8 isoform X2: MDQGYGGYGTWSTGTTNTQGTYATNATSWQGITAKENYEGSSWHTWQSLYESPRTDMSKGYEGYDYYNTQTTAANTAATYNYAAAAAATSSSWETPKTSDMSMNADVNTNMPVASYSTETGANENSDSIIAKINQRLDMLSKEGSGGTGEGMEDQESSFRFESFESYDSRSSMNDRDMYRSGYDYGEVGTDRNDSFGSQFDSRRDQPRNRGNNYGLIRGRGQNRVQNRGRLNAFNRSDHFMPSSSTERLSARWNELNYMGGRGMGGPGPNRLPSLFSQALVPDYGDYGDYGDYGDYGDYGDYGDYGDYGDYGDYGDYDYGMMGMSGMGMGRYGNMPYGMGRQRNRDRVSTVPWHLNTLMPKRRGFRNRSGGRSDSEGGGRKRKQSQSGDEPDSKQAKTDSEGDDTENDEGEGEEKSGDEADKASGDGCEDDDEEVKKKREKQRRRDRMRDRAMDRIQFACSVCKFRSFEEDEIQKHLQSKFHKETLRYIGTKLPDKTVEFLQEYIVNRNKKIEKRRQELTEKEGTKQKPDPFKGIGQEHFFKKIEAAHCMACDMLIPAQNHLLQRHLRSADHNRNRRMAAEQFKKTSLHVAKSVLNNKHIVKMLEKYLKGEDPFTDEIADQDVDEAEALEGGDGGGEGANENATAETAQTEEGGVGDPGEATDVAKAGEETEGASEELSKNEEFLKHVGEQDHPKQLLMPPFLQDEDQLEAEDAAEDATAEATSEAEATSEAEAVAPSEAAVEASSEELPSVPETPQEPAASTESKTDGWAAKEEEEEEEAASEAAPAGCSEQEEEEEEEEEEEEDPPAAAEPQQE; encoded by the exons gatatGGCACCTGGAGTACTGGGACCACCAATACTCAAG GTACATATGCGACAAATGCGACAAGCTGGCAAG GCATCACGGCAAAGGAGAATTATGAGGGATCTTCATGGCACACTTGGCAGTCACTTTACGAGAGCCCTAGGACTGACATGTCAAAGG gCTATGAAGGCTATGACTATTACAATACCCAAACCACCGCTGCTAATACAGCGGCCACGTACAActatgctgcagcagctgctgccacctCCAGTTCTTGGGAAACTCCCAAAACTTCTGATATGAGCATGAACGCTGATGTCAACACCAACATGCCCGTCGCGTCGTACAGCACCGAAACTGGGGCAAACGAGAACTCAGATTCCATCATAGCCAAAATTAACCAGCGTTTAGATATGCTGTCAAAGGAGGGCAGCGGTGGAACAGGCGAAGGCATGGAAGACCAGGAGAG CTCTTTCAGATTTGAGTCTTTTGAATCGTATGACTCGAGGTCTTCAATGAACGACCGTGACATGTACAGATCTGGCTACGATTACGGAGAAGTGGGAACTGATCGGAACGATTCCTTTGGGAGCCAGTTTGACAGCCGCAGGGATCAGCCTCGCAACCGAGGAAACAACTATGGCCTCATCAGAGGAAGAGGGCAAAACCGTGTTCAGAATCGGGGGCGTCTTAATGCTTTCAATCGCTCTGACCACTTCATGCCCTCCTCAAGTACAGAGCGCCTGTCGGCTCGCTGGAATGAGTTGAACTACATGGGTGGGCGTGGGATGGGTGGTCCCGGTCCCAACAGgctcccttctctcttctcccaaGCCCTTGTCCCCGACTACGGCGACTATGGAGATTATGGTGATTATGGTGACTACGGCGACTATGGAGATTATGGCGATTATGGCGACTACGGCGACTATGGGGACTATGGAGACTATGACTATGGCATGATGGGGATGTCGGGCATGGGAATGGGACGGTATGGTAATATGCCGTATGGAATGGGGAGGCAACGAAACAGAGACAGAGTGAGTACAGTGCCGTGGCACCTGAATACTCTCATG CCCAAGAGGAGAGGTTTCCGCAACCGTTCAGGAGGGCGATCAGATAGTGAAGGAGGCGGACGCAAGCGAAAACAGTCCCAAAGCGGAGATGAGCCAGACAGCAAACAGGCAAAGACTGACAGCGAAGGAGACGACACTGAGAATG ATGAGGGcgaaggagaggaaaaatcagGAGATGAAGCTGACAAAG CATCTGGAGATGgctgtgaagatgatgatgaggaggtgaaaaagaagagggagaagcagcggagAAGAGATAGGATGCGTGACCGAGCAATGGACAG AATCCAGTTTGCCTGTTCTGTGTGCAAGTTCCGCAGTTTTGAGGAAGATGAAATCCAGAAACATCTACAGAGCAAGTTTCACAAAGAGACCTTGCGATACATTGGTACCAAACTTCCAGACAAAACTGTTGAGTTTCTGCAG GAGTACATCGTGAACAGGAATAAGAAAATCGAGAAGCGTCGTCAGGAGCTGACTGAGAAAGAGGGCACAAAACAGAAGCCAGATCCATTTAAGG GTATTGGCCAGGAACACTTCTTCAAGAAGATTGAGGCAGCTCACTGTATGGCTTGTGACATGTTAATTCCCGCACAGAACCACCTTCTCCAGAGGCATCTGCGATCTGCAGATCACAACCGAAACCGCAGA aTGGCTGCGGAGCAGTTCAAGAAGACTAGCTTGCACGTCGCCAAGAGCGTCCTCAATAACAAACACATTGTCAAGATGTTAGAGAAGTACCTCAAG GGCGAAGATCCGTTTACGGACGAAATTGCTGACCAGGATGTGGATGAAGCGGAGGCCTTGGAAGGTGGCGATGGAGGTGGGGAAGGAGCAAACGAAAACGCTACTGCAGAGACTGCCCAGACGGAGGAAGGAGGCGTTGGGGACCCAGGCGAAGCTACGGATGTGGCTAAAGCAGGAGAAGAAACGGAAGGTGCTTCGGAAGAATTGTCTAAAAACGAGGAGTTTCTTAAACACGTGGGGGAACAAGATCACCCGAAACAGCTGCTGATGCCTCCTTTCCTGCAAGATGAAGACCAACTCGAAGCAGAGGACGCAGCAGAGGATGCGACGGCCGAAGCAACTTCGGAGGCCGAAGCAACTTCGGAAGCTGAAGCAGTGGCGCCCTCGGAAGCAGCCGTAGAGGCAAGCTCAGAGGAGCTGCCTTCAGTTCCAGAAACTCCCCAGGAGCCAGCAGCTtccacagaaagcaaaactgatGGCTGGGcagccaaagaggaggaggaggaggaggaagctgcgagtgaggcagctccagctggatgcagtgagcaggaggaggaagaagaagaggaggaggaagaggaggaggatccaCCAGCAGCTGCTGAGCCGCAGCAAGAATAA
- the AKAP8 gene encoding A-kinase anchor protein 8 isoform X4 yields MDQGYGGYGTWSTGTTNTQGTYATNATSWQGYEGYDYYNTQTTAANTAATYNYAAAAAATSSSWETPKTSDMSMNADVNTNMPVASYSTETGANENSDSIIAKINQRLDMLSKEGSGGTGEGMEDQESSFRFESFESYDSRSSMNDRDMYRSGYDYGEVGTDRNDSFGSQFDSRRDQPRNRGNNYGLIRGRGQNRVQNRGRLNAFNRSDHFMPSSSTERLSARWNELNYMGGRGMGGPGPNRLPSLFSQALVPDYGDYGDYGDYGDYGDYGDYGDYGDYGDYGDYGDYDYGMMGMSGMGMGRYGNMPYGMGRQRNRDRVSTVPWHLNTLMPKRRGFRNRSGGRSDSEGGGRKRKQSQSGDEPDSKQAKTDSEGDDTENDEGEGEEKSGDEADKASGDGCEDDDEEVKKKREKQRRRDRMRDRAMDRIQFACSVCKFRSFEEDEIQKHLQSKFHKETLRYIGTKLPDKTVEFLQEYIVNRNKKIEKRRQELTEKEGTKQKPDPFKGIGQEHFFKKIEAAHCMACDMLIPAQNHLLQRHLRSADHNRNRRMAAEQFKKTSLHVAKSVLNNKHIVKMLEKYLKGEDPFTDEIADQDVDEAEALEGGDGGGEGANENATAETAQTEEGGVGDPGEATDVAKAGEETEGASEELSKNEEFLKHVGEQDHPKQLLMPPFLQDEDQLEAEDAAEDATAEATSEAEATSEAEAVAPSEAAVEASSEELPSVPETPQEPAASTESKTDGWAAKEEEEEEEAASEAAPAGCSEQEEEEEEEEEEEEDPPAAAEPQQE; encoded by the exons gatatGGCACCTGGAGTACTGGGACCACCAATACTCAAG GTACATATGCGACAAATGCGACAAGCTGGCAAG gCTATGAAGGCTATGACTATTACAATACCCAAACCACCGCTGCTAATACAGCGGCCACGTACAActatgctgcagcagctgctgccacctCCAGTTCTTGGGAAACTCCCAAAACTTCTGATATGAGCATGAACGCTGATGTCAACACCAACATGCCCGTCGCGTCGTACAGCACCGAAACTGGGGCAAACGAGAACTCAGATTCCATCATAGCCAAAATTAACCAGCGTTTAGATATGCTGTCAAAGGAGGGCAGCGGTGGAACAGGCGAAGGCATGGAAGACCAGGAGAG CTCTTTCAGATTTGAGTCTTTTGAATCGTATGACTCGAGGTCTTCAATGAACGACCGTGACATGTACAGATCTGGCTACGATTACGGAGAAGTGGGAACTGATCGGAACGATTCCTTTGGGAGCCAGTTTGACAGCCGCAGGGATCAGCCTCGCAACCGAGGAAACAACTATGGCCTCATCAGAGGAAGAGGGCAAAACCGTGTTCAGAATCGGGGGCGTCTTAATGCTTTCAATCGCTCTGACCACTTCATGCCCTCCTCAAGTACAGAGCGCCTGTCGGCTCGCTGGAATGAGTTGAACTACATGGGTGGGCGTGGGATGGGTGGTCCCGGTCCCAACAGgctcccttctctcttctcccaaGCCCTTGTCCCCGACTACGGCGACTATGGAGATTATGGTGATTATGGTGACTACGGCGACTATGGAGATTATGGCGATTATGGCGACTACGGCGACTATGGGGACTATGGAGACTATGACTATGGCATGATGGGGATGTCGGGCATGGGAATGGGACGGTATGGTAATATGCCGTATGGAATGGGGAGGCAACGAAACAGAGACAGAGTGAGTACAGTGCCGTGGCACCTGAATACTCTCATG CCCAAGAGGAGAGGTTTCCGCAACCGTTCAGGAGGGCGATCAGATAGTGAAGGAGGCGGACGCAAGCGAAAACAGTCCCAAAGCGGAGATGAGCCAGACAGCAAACAGGCAAAGACTGACAGCGAAGGAGACGACACTGAGAATG ATGAGGGcgaaggagaggaaaaatcagGAGATGAAGCTGACAAAG CATCTGGAGATGgctgtgaagatgatgatgaggaggtgaaaaagaagagggagaagcagcggagAAGAGATAGGATGCGTGACCGAGCAATGGACAG AATCCAGTTTGCCTGTTCTGTGTGCAAGTTCCGCAGTTTTGAGGAAGATGAAATCCAGAAACATCTACAGAGCAAGTTTCACAAAGAGACCTTGCGATACATTGGTACCAAACTTCCAGACAAAACTGTTGAGTTTCTGCAG GAGTACATCGTGAACAGGAATAAGAAAATCGAGAAGCGTCGTCAGGAGCTGACTGAGAAAGAGGGCACAAAACAGAAGCCAGATCCATTTAAGG GTATTGGCCAGGAACACTTCTTCAAGAAGATTGAGGCAGCTCACTGTATGGCTTGTGACATGTTAATTCCCGCACAGAACCACCTTCTCCAGAGGCATCTGCGATCTGCAGATCACAACCGAAACCGCAGA aTGGCTGCGGAGCAGTTCAAGAAGACTAGCTTGCACGTCGCCAAGAGCGTCCTCAATAACAAACACATTGTCAAGATGTTAGAGAAGTACCTCAAG GGCGAAGATCCGTTTACGGACGAAATTGCTGACCAGGATGTGGATGAAGCGGAGGCCTTGGAAGGTGGCGATGGAGGTGGGGAAGGAGCAAACGAAAACGCTACTGCAGAGACTGCCCAGACGGAGGAAGGAGGCGTTGGGGACCCAGGCGAAGCTACGGATGTGGCTAAAGCAGGAGAAGAAACGGAAGGTGCTTCGGAAGAATTGTCTAAAAACGAGGAGTTTCTTAAACACGTGGGGGAACAAGATCACCCGAAACAGCTGCTGATGCCTCCTTTCCTGCAAGATGAAGACCAACTCGAAGCAGAGGACGCAGCAGAGGATGCGACGGCCGAAGCAACTTCGGAGGCCGAAGCAACTTCGGAAGCTGAAGCAGTGGCGCCCTCGGAAGCAGCCGTAGAGGCAAGCTCAGAGGAGCTGCCTTCAGTTCCAGAAACTCCCCAGGAGCCAGCAGCTtccacagaaagcaaaactgatGGCTGGGcagccaaagaggaggaggaggaggaggaagctgcgagtgaggcagctccagctggatgcagtgagcaggaggaggaagaagaagaggaggaggaagaggaggaggatccaCCAGCAGCTGCTGAGCCGCAGCAAGAATAA
- the AKAP8 gene encoding A-kinase anchor protein 8 isoform X3, which yields MDQGYGGYGTWSTGTTNTQGTYATNATSWQGYEGYDYYNTQTTAANTAATYNYAAAAAATSSSWETPKTSDMSMNADVNTNMPVASYSTETGANENSDSIIAKINQRLDMLSKEGSGGTGEGMEDQESSFRFESFESYDSRSSMNDRDMYRSGYDYGEVGTDRNDSFGSQFDSRRDQPRNRGNNYGLIRGRGQNRVQNRGRLNAFNRSDHFMPSSSTERLSARWNELNYMGGRGMGGPGPNRLPSLFSQALVPDYGDYGDYGDYGDYGDYGDYGDYGDYGDYGDYGDYDYGMMGMSGMGMGRYGNMPYGMGRQRNRDRVSTVPWHLNTLMPKRRGFRNRSGGRSDSEGGGRKRKQSQSGDEPDSKQAKTDSEGDDTENADEGEGEEKSGDEADKASGDGCEDDDEEVKKKREKQRRRDRMRDRAMDRIQFACSVCKFRSFEEDEIQKHLQSKFHKETLRYIGTKLPDKTVEFLQEYIVNRNKKIEKRRQELTEKEGTKQKPDPFKGIGQEHFFKKIEAAHCMACDMLIPAQNHLLQRHLRSADHNRNRRMAAEQFKKTSLHVAKSVLNNKHIVKMLEKYLKGEDPFTDEIADQDVDEAEALEGGDGGGEGANENATAETAQTEEGGVGDPGEATDVAKAGEETEGASEELSKNEEFLKHVGEQDHPKQLLMPPFLQDEDQLEAEDAAEDATAEATSEAEATSEAEAVAPSEAAVEASSEELPSVPETPQEPAASTESKTDGWAAKEEEEEEEAASEAAPAGCSEQEEEEEEEEEEEEDPPAAAEPQQE from the exons gatatGGCACCTGGAGTACTGGGACCACCAATACTCAAG GTACATATGCGACAAATGCGACAAGCTGGCAAG gCTATGAAGGCTATGACTATTACAATACCCAAACCACCGCTGCTAATACAGCGGCCACGTACAActatgctgcagcagctgctgccacctCCAGTTCTTGGGAAACTCCCAAAACTTCTGATATGAGCATGAACGCTGATGTCAACACCAACATGCCCGTCGCGTCGTACAGCACCGAAACTGGGGCAAACGAGAACTCAGATTCCATCATAGCCAAAATTAACCAGCGTTTAGATATGCTGTCAAAGGAGGGCAGCGGTGGAACAGGCGAAGGCATGGAAGACCAGGAGAG CTCTTTCAGATTTGAGTCTTTTGAATCGTATGACTCGAGGTCTTCAATGAACGACCGTGACATGTACAGATCTGGCTACGATTACGGAGAAGTGGGAACTGATCGGAACGATTCCTTTGGGAGCCAGTTTGACAGCCGCAGGGATCAGCCTCGCAACCGAGGAAACAACTATGGCCTCATCAGAGGAAGAGGGCAAAACCGTGTTCAGAATCGGGGGCGTCTTAATGCTTTCAATCGCTCTGACCACTTCATGCCCTCCTCAAGTACAGAGCGCCTGTCGGCTCGCTGGAATGAGTTGAACTACATGGGTGGGCGTGGGATGGGTGGTCCCGGTCCCAACAGgctcccttctctcttctcccaaGCCCTTGTCCCCGACTACGGCGACTATGGAGATTATGGTGATTATGGTGACTACGGCGACTATGGAGATTATGGCGATTATGGCGACTACGGCGACTATGGGGACTATGGAGACTATGACTATGGCATGATGGGGATGTCGGGCATGGGAATGGGACGGTATGGTAATATGCCGTATGGAATGGGGAGGCAACGAAACAGAGACAGAGTGAGTACAGTGCCGTGGCACCTGAATACTCTCATG CCCAAGAGGAGAGGTTTCCGCAACCGTTCAGGAGGGCGATCAGATAGTGAAGGAGGCGGACGCAAGCGAAAACAGTCCCAAAGCGGAGATGAGCCAGACAGCAAACAGGCAAAGACTGACAGCGAAGGAGACGACACTGAGAATG CAGATGAGGGcgaaggagaggaaaaatcagGAGATGAAGCTGACAAAG CATCTGGAGATGgctgtgaagatgatgatgaggaggtgaaaaagaagagggagaagcagcggagAAGAGATAGGATGCGTGACCGAGCAATGGACAG AATCCAGTTTGCCTGTTCTGTGTGCAAGTTCCGCAGTTTTGAGGAAGATGAAATCCAGAAACATCTACAGAGCAAGTTTCACAAAGAGACCTTGCGATACATTGGTACCAAACTTCCAGACAAAACTGTTGAGTTTCTGCAG GAGTACATCGTGAACAGGAATAAGAAAATCGAGAAGCGTCGTCAGGAGCTGACTGAGAAAGAGGGCACAAAACAGAAGCCAGATCCATTTAAGG GTATTGGCCAGGAACACTTCTTCAAGAAGATTGAGGCAGCTCACTGTATGGCTTGTGACATGTTAATTCCCGCACAGAACCACCTTCTCCAGAGGCATCTGCGATCTGCAGATCACAACCGAAACCGCAGA aTGGCTGCGGAGCAGTTCAAGAAGACTAGCTTGCACGTCGCCAAGAGCGTCCTCAATAACAAACACATTGTCAAGATGTTAGAGAAGTACCTCAAG GGCGAAGATCCGTTTACGGACGAAATTGCTGACCAGGATGTGGATGAAGCGGAGGCCTTGGAAGGTGGCGATGGAGGTGGGGAAGGAGCAAACGAAAACGCTACTGCAGAGACTGCCCAGACGGAGGAAGGAGGCGTTGGGGACCCAGGCGAAGCTACGGATGTGGCTAAAGCAGGAGAAGAAACGGAAGGTGCTTCGGAAGAATTGTCTAAAAACGAGGAGTTTCTTAAACACGTGGGGGAACAAGATCACCCGAAACAGCTGCTGATGCCTCCTTTCCTGCAAGATGAAGACCAACTCGAAGCAGAGGACGCAGCAGAGGATGCGACGGCCGAAGCAACTTCGGAGGCCGAAGCAACTTCGGAAGCTGAAGCAGTGGCGCCCTCGGAAGCAGCCGTAGAGGCAAGCTCAGAGGAGCTGCCTTCAGTTCCAGAAACTCCCCAGGAGCCAGCAGCTtccacagaaagcaaaactgatGGCTGGGcagccaaagaggaggaggaggaggaggaagctgcgagtgaggcagctccagctggatgcagtgagcaggaggaggaagaagaagaggaggaggaagaggaggaggatccaCCAGCAGCTGCTGAGCCGCAGCAAGAATAA